In one Candidatus Nanopelagicus limnes genomic region, the following are encoded:
- the argG gene encoding argininosuccinate synthase — protein sequence MSKVLSSLPVGQKVGIAFSGGLDTSVAVAWMKSKGATPCTYTADLGQYDEKNIATVPDRAKEYGAEIARLVDCKAALVEEGLAALACGAFHITTAGRAYFNTTPLGRAVTGTLLVRAMLADNVLIWGDGSTYKGNDIERFYRYGLLANPKLKIYKPWLDKDFVAELGGRKEMSKWLVDHKLPYRDSTEKAYSTDANILGATHEAKSLENLESHIEIVEPIMGVKFWDPSVKIESEDVTIEFSQGRPTAVNGKEIKDAVALIKEVNAIGGRHGLGMSDQIENRIIEAKSRGIYEAPGLALLFIAYERLVSAIHNEDTIATYHEQGRKLGRLLYEGRWFDPQSLMLRQSLTSWVASAITGKVTIRLRRGDDYSIINTQGKNLSYSPEKLSMERTEDAAFGPSDRIGQLTMRNLDIADTRAKLELYASQGQLGSADFELIKEIGNDKK from the coding sequence ATGTCTAAAGTGCTTTCATCTTTACCGGTTGGTCAAAAAGTTGGCATTGCATTTAGTGGCGGGTTAGACACTTCAGTTGCGGTGGCATGGATGAAAAGTAAAGGTGCAACTCCTTGTACCTACACAGCAGATTTAGGTCAATACGATGAAAAAAATATCGCGACTGTTCCTGATAGAGCCAAAGAGTATGGCGCTGAGATCGCACGTCTTGTTGATTGCAAAGCTGCGTTAGTAGAAGAAGGTTTAGCTGCACTTGCCTGCGGTGCTTTCCATATTACAACTGCAGGCCGAGCATATTTTAATACCACACCTCTTGGACGCGCTGTGACTGGAACCTTGCTTGTTAGAGCGATGCTTGCAGATAATGTTTTAATTTGGGGAGATGGTTCAACCTATAAAGGAAATGATATTGAGCGTTTTTATCGTTATGGATTATTAGCTAACCCGAAATTAAAAATATACAAGCCATGGCTTGATAAGGATTTTGTTGCTGAACTTGGCGGAAGAAAAGAGATGTCAAAGTGGTTAGTAGACCACAAGTTGCCATATCGAGATTCAACTGAGAAGGCATATAGCACTGATGCAAATATTTTAGGTGCCACACATGAAGCAAAATCACTAGAGAATTTAGAGTCACATATTGAAATAGTTGAACCAATTATGGGTGTTAAGTTTTGGGATCCATCTGTGAAAATTGAGAGTGAAGATGTAACTATCGAATTTAGCCAGGGCAGGCCTACAGCGGTAAATGGTAAAGAGATTAAGGATGCAGTTGCTTTAATCAAAGAGGTAAATGCCATTGGTGGCCGACATGGTCTTGGAATGAGTGATCAAATCGAAAACAGAATTATCGAAGCTAAAAGTCGAGGAATCTATGAAGCACCTGGCTTAGCTTTGTTGTTTATTGCTTATGAAAGATTGGTTAGTGCAATTCATAATGAGGACACAATTGCTACTTACCATGAGCAGGGACGCAAATTAGGTCGCTTACTTTATGAAGGACGTTGGTTTGATCCACAATCATTAATGTTGCGTCAATCATTAACCTCATGGGTTGCATCTGCAATCACTGGAAAGGTAACTATTAGATTGCGCAGAGGCGATGATTATTCAATCATTAATACCCAAGGTAAAAATCTTTCCTACTCACCTGAGAAGTTATCAATGGAGCGAACCGAGGACGCAGCCTTTGGCCCGTCAGATCGAATTGGTCAATTAACTATGAGAAATCTAGATATTGCCGACACCAGAGCCAAATTAGAGTTGTATGCATCACAAGGCCAATTGGGTAGCGCTGACTTTGAACTAATCAAGGAAATTGGTAACGATAAAAAGTAG
- a CDS encoding DUF3039 domain-containing protein encodes MGFLDDLRIKSGKTDLLEKEDLSPTDEGDHERFSHYVDKNKITESAVTGKPVRALCGKKWIPNRDPQKFPVCPTCKEIHARLK; translated from the coding sequence ATGGGATTTCTCGATGATTTACGCATTAAATCAGGCAAGACTGACTTATTAGAGAAGGAAGATTTATCGCCAACTGATGAGGGCGACCATGAACGCTTCTCCCACTACGTTGATAAAAATAAGATCACAGAATCAGCTGTAACAGGTAAACCTGTGCGAGCTTTATGTGGCAAGAAGTGGATACCGAATCGTGATCCACAAAAATTCCCAGTATGTCCAACATGTAAAGAGATTCACGCCCGCCTAAAGTAA
- a CDS encoding NAD(P)(+) transhydrogenase (Re/Si-specific) subunit beta — protein sequence MSRNLYDLIGLAAGICFILALKGLSSPKSARRGNLIGALGATVATVIVFFYANGGKALNNQTLILAAIAFGVVVGVPSARKVQMTQMPQLVALFNGVGGGAAALVAIVEYLKLGSDATTPVVVATVFTVIVGCVSFSGSIITFLKLQELMTTRPVIFPFGRQIIALTLIGVLASGGWVISSGGTTPLLINGLLSLLFGILFVLPVGGADVPIVISLLNAFTGLTVAASGYVLETTLLIVAGTLVGASGTILTRLMADAMGRSLFGTLFGAFTAKASTATGEADARPVKSGSADDVAILLNYAQRVVIVPGFGLAVAQAQHTVRELADLLAAKGVEVAYGIHPVAGRMPGHMNVLLAEANVPYEQLVEMEEINPTFPQTDVVLVVGANDVVNPAAKTTPGCPIYGMPILDVALAGNVIFLKRSMRPGFAGIENELLYEPKTTLLFGDAKDSLTKVVSALKAL from the coding sequence ATGAGTCGTAACCTTTATGATCTTATTGGTTTAGCAGCAGGCATATGTTTCATATTGGCCCTAAAAGGTTTGTCCTCTCCAAAATCTGCTCGTAGGGGTAACTTGATTGGCGCACTAGGCGCCACAGTTGCAACCGTCATAGTTTTCTTTTATGCAAATGGTGGAAAGGCACTAAACAATCAAACTTTAATTCTGGCAGCTATTGCCTTTGGTGTAGTAGTTGGAGTGCCATCTGCCCGTAAGGTTCAAATGACACAAATGCCACAACTTGTTGCACTATTTAATGGTGTTGGTGGTGGCGCTGCAGCATTAGTTGCGATCGTTGAGTACTTAAAGCTTGGAAGTGACGCTACAACTCCAGTCGTTGTTGCAACAGTTTTCACCGTAATCGTTGGCTGCGTATCATTTTCAGGTTCGATCATTACCTTCCTTAAATTACAAGAGTTAATGACAACTAGGCCGGTAATTTTCCCATTTGGTCGACAGATTATTGCTTTGACCTTAATTGGAGTGTTAGCAAGTGGTGGTTGGGTAATTTCAAGTGGTGGCACTACTCCACTTCTTATCAATGGTCTACTTTCATTGTTATTTGGAATTTTGTTTGTACTACCAGTTGGCGGCGCGGATGTTCCAATTGTTATTTCACTTTTGAATGCATTTACTGGATTAACTGTTGCAGCATCTGGTTATGTACTAGAAACTACTTTGTTAATCGTGGCTGGAACATTAGTTGGCGCTTCTGGAACTATTCTGACCCGCTTAATGGCAGATGCCATGGGTAGATCTTTATTTGGAACTTTATTTGGTGCATTCACGGCAAAGGCAAGTACTGCTACAGGTGAAGCAGATGCTCGTCCAGTTAAATCAGGATCTGCTGATGACGTTGCAATCTTGCTCAACTACGCCCAACGTGTTGTCATCGTTCCTGGTTTTGGGTTAGCTGTTGCCCAGGCTCAACACACAGTTCGAGAGTTAGCTGATTTACTAGCTGCAAAAGGTGTTGAGGTTGCCTACGGCATACATCCAGTTGCTGGTCGAATGCCAGGACATATGAATGTGTTACTTGCTGAGGCAAATGTTCCGTATGAACAATTAGTTGAGATGGAAGAGATCAATCCAACATTTCCACAAACAGATGTTGTCTTAGTTGTTGGCGCAAATGATGTGGTTAACCCTGCTGCTAAAACCACCCCAGGCTGTCCTATCTATGGCATGCCAATATTAGATGTGGCTTTAGCTGGAAATGTGATTTTCCTGAAGAGGTCTATGCGTCCAGGCTTTGCTGGTATTGAGAATGAATTGTTATATGAACCAAAAACTACCTTACTTTTTGGAGATGCGAAGGATTCGCTAACAAAAGTAGTTAGCGCGCTAAAGGCGTTATAG
- the pnuC gene encoding nicotinamide riboside transporter PnuC has product MSILEWLFEAQIQFGSKSITYREIIGGLLGLTSAVFGLKRKVFAWPIGITGDALLFTVFLGAVFSFGADGDEKTFYGQAGRNLLLIFVSIYGWIRWNQHRKSGAPGTPAVVPRWTTTKEKMVLVPAIIIFYTLAYQLFKSLGQTGTWLAVDTWIFTGTALATFGMSRGYVEFWLVWVAVDLVGVPFAFSNGYYPTGTLYAIYLPFVIWGFISWLKISKKEKVSS; this is encoded by the coding sequence ATGTCTATTTTGGAATGGCTGTTTGAAGCTCAAATCCAATTTGGTAGTAAATCAATTACTTACCGAGAGATCATTGGTGGACTTTTAGGTCTTACTAGTGCTGTCTTTGGATTAAAAAGAAAAGTATTTGCATGGCCAATTGGAATTACTGGTGACGCACTTTTATTCACCGTGTTTCTAGGCGCAGTATTTTCATTTGGTGCAGATGGTGATGAAAAGACTTTTTACGGCCAAGCTGGTCGAAATCTTCTTTTAATCTTTGTCAGCATTTATGGCTGGATTCGTTGGAATCAGCACCGTAAATCAGGTGCACCAGGAACTCCTGCGGTTGTTCCACGTTGGACAACAACCAAAGAGAAGATGGTTTTAGTACCGGCCATCATAATTTTCTACACACTTGCATATCAGTTGTTTAAATCGTTAGGTCAAACCGGAACCTGGTTAGCAGTTGATACCTGGATATTTACTGGAACAGCTTTGGCGACCTTTGGTATGAGCCGTGGCTATGTTGAATTCTGGTTGGTCTGGGTTGCAGTTGATCTAGTTGGAGTGCCATTTGCATTCAGCAACGGTTACTACCCAACTGGAACTTTGTATGCAATCTACTTACCATTTGTTATCTGGGGCTTTATTTCTTGGCTGAAGATCTCAAAGAAAGAAAAAGTAAGTTCCTAA
- a CDS encoding NAD(P) transhydrogenase subunit alpha → MASELMSNEIALLAIFILSVFVGFEVVSKVSTTLHTPLMSGANAIHGVILVGAIVVADHAKTTLEISLALAAVILATINMVGGFVVTDRMLQMFKGKNKPKKDKGEDK, encoded by the coding sequence ATGGCATCTGAACTAATGAGCAATGAGATCGCATTACTTGCAATCTTTATTCTTTCAGTATTTGTTGGCTTTGAAGTAGTTTCAAAGGTTTCAACAACTTTACACACACCTTTAATGAGTGGTGCAAATGCAATTCATGGCGTGATTTTAGTTGGCGCAATTGTTGTAGCAGATCACGCAAAAACTACTCTTGAGATATCGCTGGCACTTGCCGCTGTTATTTTGGCAACCATAAATATGGTTGGTGGTTTTGTAGTAACTGATCGAATGTTGCAGATGTTTAAAGGCAAAAACAAACCAAAGAAAGATAAGGGTGAAGACAAATGA
- the clpS gene encoding ATP-dependent Clp protease adapter ClpS — MSSQTQVEETLDLSKFFDNLWVAIVWDDPVNLMNYVTYVFIKLFGFSKEKAHKLMMQVHTEGKAVVASGTREEMERAVQQLHEHGLWATLQRDDHGRV, encoded by the coding sequence ATGAGTTCTCAAACCCAAGTTGAAGAGACTTTAGATTTAAGTAAGTTTTTCGACAATCTTTGGGTGGCTATTGTTTGGGATGACCCGGTTAATTTGATGAATTATGTAACTTATGTATTTATAAAGCTTTTCGGCTTTTCAAAAGAGAAAGCACACAAATTGATGATGCAGGTTCACACTGAAGGAAAAGCGGTAGTGGCATCTGGTACACGTGAAGAAATGGAACGAGCTGTTCAGCAATTACATGAACATGGCTTATGGGCAACATTACAAAGAGATGATCATGGGCGAGTTTAA
- the argF gene encoding ornithine carbamoyltransferase → MSRPLKDLLRTSDLSKADIELLLDTASKFAKKPLRAKKALAKKTVAIYMTKSSTRTRLASETAVAHLGGSPIFLRADDLQIGRGETISDTAKIISGFCSALIVRTFAQSDVDELGKHASIPVINALTDDDHPTQLLADWLTINERFGKDLKGRKFSYIGDGNNVASAWLIMGATMGEHVVVATPGGKWAPKASVVNQALEIAKRSGAQIEVTSDAKAAATGASAIYTDVWMSMGDSESDRAEKISALTPFAVTQELMKLTAKDSIFMHCLPAHRGEEVSAEVIDGEKSVVWRQAFHRRTTIQALLYHLTKGDLMGNK, encoded by the coding sequence ATGAGCCGGCCACTTAAAGATCTCCTGCGCACCTCTGATCTGTCCAAAGCAGATATTGAATTGCTTTTGGATACGGCGAGTAAATTTGCCAAAAAACCACTACGCGCAAAGAAAGCTTTGGCGAAAAAGACGGTTGCAATATATATGACCAAGTCTTCAACCCGGACAAGGTTGGCATCTGAAACTGCAGTCGCTCATTTAGGCGGCTCACCAATCTTCTTACGAGCTGATGATCTACAAATAGGTCGTGGTGAAACTATCTCTGATACTGCAAAGATAATTTCTGGATTTTGTAGCGCACTTATTGTTAGAACTTTTGCTCAGTCAGATGTAGATGAATTAGGAAAACACGCATCGATTCCAGTCATCAATGCCTTAACTGATGATGATCACCCGACACAATTACTTGCTGATTGGTTAACTATTAATGAAAGATTTGGTAAAGATTTAAAGGGTCGTAAGTTTTCTTATATTGGCGATGGCAATAATGTTGCCTCTGCTTGGTTAATCATGGGCGCAACCATGGGAGAACATGTTGTTGTTGCAACACCAGGTGGTAAGTGGGCGCCAAAGGCCAGTGTTGTTAATCAAGCACTTGAAATTGCTAAACGATCTGGCGCACAAATTGAAGTTACCTCCGATGCTAAAGCTGCTGCCACCGGTGCGAGCGCTATCTACACCGATGTTTGGATGTCTATGGGAGATTCTGAATCTGATCGAGCAGAAAAAATATCTGCCTTGACGCCATTTGCAGTTACGCAAGAATTGATGAAGTTAACTGCTAAGGACTCCATATTTATGCACTGCTTGCCTGCCCACCGCGGTGAAGAGGTTTCAGCTGAAGTAATCGATGGCGAAAAATCTGTTGTCTGGCGCCAGGCATTTCATCGTAGAACTACAATTCAAGCCTTGCTATATCACCTGACTAAAGGTGATTTAATGGGCAATAAGTAA
- a CDS encoding pirin family protein codes for MPAVTVKDITLLPRVVGDPSAPSRRVKSITTAPQGHEGEGFPVRRAFAGVDLADLDPFIHLDQMGEVEYAPGEPKGTPWHPHRGFETVTYIIDGIFDHYDNHGGGGTISNGDTQWMTAGAGILHIETPPEHLVMSGGLFHGFQLWVNLPAAKKWSPPAYQDLRASDVALLSSSDGGALMRVIAGEVAGHKGPGSTQTPITLVHATLQPGAELRIPWNPSYNALAYVLNGFGTVGDEKSAIKTGQLVTYRDGDQIVITADLNQESRSPTMDVLILGGLPIKEPVAWMGPFVMNTKTEVLKAFDDFQKGVLGVVPPDWSKAKRPMQRDGIGYKLSGDLKGVHGTPEELQER; via the coding sequence TTGCCAGCAGTAACTGTTAAAGATATAACCCTTCTTCCTAGAGTAGTTGGCGATCCTTCAGCTCCATCTAGACGAGTAAAAAGTATTACTACTGCACCTCAGGGACATGAAGGTGAAGGATTTCCAGTTAGAAGAGCATTTGCAGGTGTTGACTTAGCAGATTTAGATCCATTTATTCATCTAGATCAAATGGGTGAGGTTGAGTACGCACCAGGTGAACCAAAAGGAACTCCGTGGCATCCGCACCGAGGATTTGAAACAGTTACTTACATTATTGATGGCATCTTTGATCATTATGACAATCATGGTGGTGGTGGAACGATTTCCAATGGTGATACCCAGTGGATGACCGCTGGTGCAGGAATTTTGCATATTGAAACTCCACCAGAGCATTTAGTTATGAGTGGTGGTTTATTTCATGGCTTTCAGCTTTGGGTAAATCTACCTGCAGCTAAAAAATGGTCACCACCTGCCTATCAAGATTTAAGAGCATCTGATGTTGCATTGCTATCTTCAAGTGATGGTGGCGCGCTCATGCGTGTAATTGCTGGTGAAGTTGCAGGACATAAAGGTCCTGGTTCAACACAAACTCCAATTACTTTAGTGCATGCAACTTTACAACCAGGTGCTGAATTAAGAATTCCTTGGAACCCTTCTTATAACGCTTTAGCTTATGTATTAAATGGATTTGGAACTGTTGGCGATGAAAAGAGTGCAATTAAAACTGGGCAACTTGTTACCTATCGAGATGGTGATCAAATAGTTATCACTGCTGATCTAAATCAAGAATCTCGTTCACCAACTATGGATGTTTTAATACTTGGTGGACTACCAATCAAAGAACCTGTGGCCTGGATGGGTCCATTTGTTATGAACACTAAAACTGAAGTTTTGAAAGCTTTTGATGATTTCCAAAAAGGAGTGCTTGGAGTTGTGCCACCTGACTGGAGTAAAGCAAAAAGACCGATGCAACGAGATGGTATTGGATATAAATTAAGCGGTGACTTAAAGGGTGTTCACGGAACCCCCGAAGAGCTGCAGGAGCGTTAA
- a CDS encoding bacteriorhodopsin-like — MNSISLSADQFGIVYNILSFGLVSMLACTIYTLVSQSRVLPKYRTALVMSSMVTFIAAYHYMRIFNSFEDSFADGAVKVGTGAGAFNEGYRYVDWILTVPLLLVEVVAVLALAKAAASSLINRLVPASAAMIALGYPGEISTDNNTKVLWGVLSTIPFLYILYVLFVELSKSLDRQPAGVAATVGRLRLLLIATWGVYPIAYLLPILGQDALDPAAFVNRQIGYTIADVLAKCVFGLTILKIAKMKSVAEGMKDDH, encoded by the coding sequence ATGAACTCAATCTCACTATCTGCAGATCAGTTCGGGATTGTATACAACATCCTTTCATTTGGACTTGTATCAATGCTTGCCTGCACTATCTACACACTAGTTTCACAATCACGTGTACTGCCTAAATACCGCACAGCTCTAGTTATGTCATCAATGGTTACATTCATTGCGGCATACCACTACATGAGAATTTTCAATTCATTTGAAGATTCATTTGCTGATGGCGCTGTAAAGGTTGGAACAGGTGCCGGAGCATTCAACGAAGGTTACCGATATGTTGACTGGATCCTGACAGTACCTCTACTACTTGTTGAGGTAGTAGCAGTTCTTGCTCTTGCTAAGGCAGCGGCTTCTTCATTAATCAACCGCTTAGTTCCAGCATCAGCAGCGATGATCGCACTTGGTTACCCAGGTGAGATTTCAACTGACAACAACACCAAAGTTCTTTGGGGTGTTCTTTCAACAATACCTTTCCTATACATCTTGTACGTATTGTTCGTAGAGCTTTCAAAGTCTCTAGATCGTCAACCAGCAGGAGTTGCAGCAACCGTTGGTCGCTTGCGCTTGCTTTTGATCGCAACTTGGGGCGTTTATCCAATCGCTTACTTGCTTCCAATCTTGGGACAAGACGCATTGGACCCAGCTGCATTTGTTAATCGTCAAATCGGTTACACGATTGCTGACGTTTTGGCGAAGTGCGTATTTGGTCTAACAATCCTAAAGATTGCAAAGATGAAATCCGTAGCAGAGGGAATGAAGGACGATCACTAA
- a CDS encoding glycosyl hydrolase family 18 protein → MRSRKLLILAVAFSFALSTLTPANADNPPRRILSGWLPDYSLARNLPTVEGNLDLIKDISPFWYGLTGETNIKDKYALGKYTTSKEAVIARLKANGLLLLPTITDDTKKLVLANLLANPTSRTNIVQTIKSLVLRYNYDGIDLDFEVFYTQDGRSSWPTTKPNWIAFIKELSTALHEQGKLLSVTTPPDFAPETKRAGNWVFSWAEIGPHIDRLRIMAYDFSTVNPGPIGPLPWSEDAVKYASTQMPASKVFLGIPGYGRDWITKVEGFCPKDFATSVVVGAKAAVVMREAVTLATTNNAAITYNPTHAESTFTYKKSYVDPTNSASFCTATRTVWFPDEKSYAARTNLVGKYRLGGIAVWTFGMENTAAITAVRDIAKSIAPDQVIGTMSTDLEQIAYGSTFNLTGTFKLPDKTPIPSLNVRFEIKNSSDNSWRTLAAGVTDAAGVIAVPVIVGQKSEIRLVSEGSWERSEGKTLEKTISVIPKVRLDLPASLKVNTTYAVTGQVSPKSADIKLTVKQGGKSIGEFATDANGLFTFNTKITEPGLATYQVVITAGSKNTAGMSDEITVLVR, encoded by the coding sequence ATGAGATCGCGTAAATTATTAATACTTGCAGTTGCTTTCTCATTTGCACTCTCAACATTAACGCCGGCCAATGCCGATAACCCACCGCGAAGAATTTTATCTGGCTGGTTACCAGATTATTCACTTGCTCGTAATCTGCCAACAGTTGAAGGTAATTTAGATTTGATCAAAGATATCTCACCATTTTGGTATGGCTTAACTGGTGAAACAAATATCAAAGATAAATATGCCTTAGGTAAATACACAACTTCCAAAGAGGCAGTAATTGCTAGATTAAAAGCCAATGGATTGCTATTACTTCCCACCATTACAGATGACACAAAAAAATTAGTCCTAGCTAACTTACTCGCTAATCCAACATCACGAACCAATATTGTTCAAACAATTAAGTCACTAGTACTTAGATATAACTATGATGGTATTGACTTAGATTTTGAAGTCTTTTACACCCAAGATGGCAGATCATCTTGGCCAACAACAAAACCAAATTGGATTGCTTTTATAAAAGAGTTATCTACTGCCTTGCATGAGCAAGGAAAATTATTATCGGTAACAACCCCACCAGATTTTGCTCCAGAAACTAAAAGAGCTGGTAATTGGGTTTTTTCTTGGGCAGAAATTGGACCGCACATAGATCGTCTTCGGATTATGGCTTATGACTTTTCAACGGTGAATCCTGGCCCAATTGGTCCACTTCCTTGGAGTGAAGATGCTGTTAAGTATGCGTCAACACAGATGCCAGCTTCAAAAGTATTTCTTGGAATACCAGGATATGGCAGAGATTGGATTACAAAGGTTGAAGGCTTTTGTCCAAAAGATTTTGCCACCTCAGTTGTAGTGGGCGCAAAAGCTGCAGTTGTAATGCGCGAAGCGGTGACACTTGCAACAACTAATAATGCAGCGATTACTTATAACCCAACTCACGCAGAATCAACTTTTACCTACAAGAAGTCATATGTGGACCCAACAAACTCTGCCAGCTTTTGTACTGCAACTAGGACAGTTTGGTTTCCAGATGAGAAAAGTTATGCAGCAAGAACCAATTTAGTTGGCAAATACCGATTAGGTGGAATTGCGGTTTGGACCTTTGGTATGGAAAACACTGCAGCAATTACTGCAGTTAGAGATATTGCAAAATCGATTGCACCAGATCAAGTTATTGGCACAATGTCAACAGATTTAGAGCAGATCGCCTACGGCTCCACCTTTAACTTAACTGGCACTTTCAAACTACCTGATAAAACTCCAATTCCATCCCTAAATGTTAGATTTGAAATCAAAAACAGTTCAGATAATAGTTGGAGAACTTTAGCTGCCGGGGTAACCGATGCTGCCGGGGTAATAGCAGTACCAGTTATTGTGGGGCAAAAAAGTGAGATCAGATTAGTTTCTGAAGGTAGTTGGGAAAGATCAGAGGGAAAGACTTTAGAAAAAACTATTTCAGTTATTCCAAAAGTTAGGTTAGATCTACCGGCTTCGCTAAAAGTTAACACAACTTATGCAGTCACTGGACAGGTGTCGCCAAAAAGCGCTGATATCAAGTTAACTGTTAAGCAAGGTGGTAAGTCGATCGGTGAATTCGCAACTGATGCCAATGGCTTATTTACCTTTAATACCAAAATCACAGAGCCTGGTCTTGCTACCTACCAGGTAGTTATTACAGCTGGTAGCAAAAATACCGCCGGTATGAGTGATGAGATAACTGTTTTAGTTAGATAA
- a CDS encoding DUF2017 domain-containing protein, with translation MGEFKGSAAANDLSVALSNDELHILINLVEQLLELLGERNFTHHYQSDDPFAQLMAATFGNIESPIDQPEDPVLKRLLPNGYADPESAAEFRKYTEGSLRMVKQKHLLYLREQLVFPVDHELPKADIAVTDPTQWLIAINDLRIALAVRLDIGQDGFEKYELMKDSDPQKHLHAVYYWLGGIQESLISHL, from the coding sequence ATGGGCGAGTTTAAAGGATCTGCCGCCGCTAATGATTTATCAGTTGCATTAAGCAATGATGAGTTACACATTCTTATTAATTTAGTTGAGCAATTATTAGAACTACTAGGTGAGCGTAATTTCACCCACCACTATCAATCAGATGATCCTTTTGCTCAACTTATGGCAGCAACTTTTGGAAATATTGAATCACCAATTGATCAGCCAGAGGATCCAGTTTTAAAAAGGTTATTGCCCAATGGATACGCCGATCCAGAGAGCGCCGCTGAGTTTCGCAAATACACTGAAGGCTCACTTCGTATGGTTAAGCAAAAGCACCTGCTTTATCTGCGCGAACAACTAGTTTTTCCAGTAGATCATGAATTACCTAAGGCAGATATTGCAGTAACTGATCCAACTCAGTGGCTGATTGCGATTAATGATCTGCGCATAGCACTTGCAGTTAGGTTGGATATTGGTCAAGATGGATTTGAAAAGTATGAATTGATGAAGGATTCTGATCCACAAAAGCATCTACATGCGGTTTATTACTGGCTGGGTGGGATTCAAGAGAGCCTGATTAGCCACCTTTAG
- a CDS encoding Re/Si-specific NAD(P)(+) transhydrogenase subunit alpha, producing the protein MRIGVPKETKAGELRVALVPDIISKLTKAGLEVVIESNAGLAAEYSDKQFSDAGAEVKSGDVLAASDVVLSVQPLTANQMKTLKKGSITISFLSPSTSQDSIDAAVSAGVTAISLEMVPRISRAQSMDALTSQALCAGYKASLVAAELSPKFFPLLMTAAGTVTPAKVVVLGAGVAGLQAIATAKRLGAVVSAYDVRPASADEVKSMGAKFINLELEALEGAGGYAREMTEERANKQRELLTPYIASADVLITTAAVPGRTAPRLVTAQMVSQMIPGSVVVDLASETGGNVEGSVAGEVITTSGGVKIWGGKDVPSQLAFHASMLFSRNVVNLLLLMTKTIDGKPTGDIEPDFSDEIIDSATLTHNGARREKGK; encoded by the coding sequence ATGCGAATTGGCGTGCCTAAGGAAACAAAAGCTGGGGAACTACGCGTTGCCTTAGTGCCAGATATTATTTCTAAATTAACCAAAGCAGGCTTAGAAGTAGTTATTGAATCAAATGCCGGCCTTGCTGCTGAGTATTCAGATAAGCAATTTAGCGATGCCGGAGCTGAAGTGAAAAGCGGTGATGTATTAGCCGCAAGTGATGTGGTCTTATCAGTGCAGCCACTTACTGCTAATCAAATGAAAACATTGAAAAAAGGTTCAATAACTATCTCATTCCTATCTCCATCAACTTCGCAAGATTCAATTGATGCAGCAGTCAGTGCTGGCGTTACAGCCATTTCACTTGAAATGGTGCCAAGAATCTCTAGAGCGCAATCAATGGACGCACTTACCTCTCAAGCACTTTGTGCCGGTTATAAAGCATCCTTAGTTGCAGCTGAGCTATCCCCTAAATTTTTCCCACTACTTATGACTGCAGCTGGCACAGTAACTCCAGCAAAAGTTGTAGTACTAGGCGCTGGTGTTGCGGGATTACAAGCAATTGCAACTGCAAAAAGATTAGGCGCTGTGGTCTCTGCCTATGATGTTCGACCAGCATCTGCTGATGAAGTTAAATCCATGGGCGCAAAATTTATTAACTTAGAACTTGAAGCACTTGAAGGCGCCGGTGGTTACGCAAGGGAGATGACGGAGGAGCGAGCAAATAAGCAACGTGAATTGCTCACGCCGTATATTGCATCAGCTGATGTTCTAATTACTACCGCTGCAGTTCCTGGACGCACAGCTCCAAGGTTGGTAACTGCGCAGATGGTTTCACAAATGATACCAGGCTCAGTAGTAGTGGATTTAGCATCTGAAACCGGCGGAAATGTTGAAGGCTCTGTTGCTGGTGAAGTTATTACAACAAGTGGCGGAGTTAAAATCTGGGGTGGCAAAGATGTTCCAAGCCAATTAGCATTTCACGCATCCATGCTCTTCTCAAGAAATGTTGTGAACCTACTTTTACTTATGACAAAAACTATTGATGGCAAACCCACGGGAGATATCGAGCCAGACTTTAGCGATGAGATTATTGATTCAGCCACCCTTACCCATAACGGAGCTAGACGAGAGAAAGGTAAGTAA